The genomic interval ATTCGGACCCTTCATGCCCGGATTCGAGCTGATTGAGTACGACAATGTGTCCGCTCTCGAGGAGTCCCTCAAGGATCCCAATGTGTGCGCCTTCATGGTGGAGCCCATTCAGGGAGAGGCTGGCGTGGTGGTGCCCAGTGATGGCTATCTGAAGAAGGTGCGAGAGCTCTGCTCCAAGTACAATGTCCTCTGGATTGCCGATGAAGTGCAGACGGGCTTGGCCAGAACTGGAAAGCTGCTGGCCGTGAACTACGAGCAGGTTCAGCCCGACATTCTGATCCTGGGAAAAGCCCTGTCCGGAGGATTGTATCCCGTGTCGGCGGTTCTCTGCAACGACCAGGTGATGCTGTGCATCAAGCCGGGAGAGCACGGATCCACCTACGGAGGAAACCCCCTGGGCTGCCGCGTGGCCATGGCCGCTTTGGAGGTCCTGCAAGAGGAGAAGCTGGCGGAGAACGCCTTCAAAATGGGCGAACTCCTGCGCGGCGAGCTGTCCACGCTGCCCAAGGATGTGGTTTCGGTGGTGCGCGGCAAGGGTCTGCTCAACGCCATCGTTATTAACCAGAGTAGGTTCCAATAGTTCTGCCCAAGTAATCCCCATCTAATCCAATCAATCTTTCACAGAGTTCGATGCCTGGGAGGTGTGCCTGAAGCTGAAGGAGAATGGTCTCCTGGCCAAGCCCACCCATGGCGACATCATTCGCTTTGCTCCTCCGCTAATCATCAATGAGACTCAAATGCGCGAGAGCATCGACATTATCAGGAAGACCATTCTGTCCATGTAGACTTTGGGGTTTGTGACCACGGCTCATATATAGCGAACAACGTTTAACAGAATTTACATTAAGTTTTGTGGAAAGtctgaaataaaatacattttttatattttttatacccggAAGGCTGTGTTTTTAAAGCACGAAAGCAATACTTATTTACACGATTAAAGGCCATAGCTGagcaatttaatatattaaagtaGGCAATACAATGCACTCCAATGACATAGAATGCCAAGCCATTATGTGATGGGAAAGGTGTTATGGGGAGAGGTAAGGTTTTTTAGGGGAAACACTCTTTAGAAATCTAGACCCCACTTCCCCCTCCTTCAACCGCCATTTCCGCTGCAACTGTGACACGCGCAAATCCGCTTATACGAGTAAAAGTCAAATGTAATCTaaaccatttcaatttgcCCGTCTGTCTGTTGCCCAAAGGCGTATCTTGCAGACTTCCAGGAGTCAACACCTTTCAAGGATGTTACCACCTCCACTTCACTCCCCCTGCTTTGCTCCGGGACTCCCCTTGTTTACCGAGCAGCTCCATCTGTTTGGCTTGACGCTTGGCATATTgattttaaagatttaaacGAGCGCGCGGAACAACAGGTGACAATTCAAATGATGCCCGTAAGTAGGCTAAACATCCCCCtcgggcaaaaaaaaaaacacgtgGCAAGGGGGCGATTGatttgtatttgatttttattgggTATTTCTGGTGTCCAATTTGTGCGACTGCAATTGAAAAGCAATCAGTGTGAAAATGAGAGGAAGCGAGACTTTTTCCAgctaattaaaagtttgtGCAGCAACAGAATCGAATAAGAAATAAACGCTTATCTTTAAAGCCATAAAAAGTAAGCAACCTTCGCAGCAGGAGCTTTTATCCTTGGGTCAAGTGTTAACGCTTAAAACTAAATCTCCTGCGTCTGGCCTTTTGTGCAGGCCAGCTTTGAATCTGAATAGAATCTGAATGGCCGAAAAAACTGTGAAACTGTTGCCTCTTTTCCCTCTGTTTTTTTGGGGGTGTCAAAAGCCACACGACCAAGGACACAGGACACTTGGACCTTCCCTGATCTTCTTCTTTGTAGTCTGTCGCATAATCTTTGCCTTTTTATCGCCGCCCATCTGTTGAtgtctttattaaaaaaaaaatagaaaaaaaaagagagtaAAAGTAGCTGGAAAAATCCATTTTTAGCCcattttttgtgggttttaTTGCCCAGACGAGATGAGGGAAAGCAGAAAGGACACTTCTTAAGCATTTTATTAGCAAACTTCAAGTTGTTTCGTCTgcacataattaaataaagcgttaaaattaaaaatcaagaTTTTCCCTCCATTTTTTGGGAACTCTACCtagcattaaaaaaaatatgttgttGGGGGTGGGCGGGGTGAAAGGATGTGCCTGTGCACTCCGCAAAAGGACCTTTTCTCCTTTCAGATAAGCAT from Drosophila yakuba strain Tai18E2 chromosome 3L, Prin_Dyak_Tai18E2_2.1, whole genome shotgun sequence carries:
- the LOC6534913 gene encoding ornithine aminotransferase, mitochondrial, translated to MFSKLSARGIATRMSFLAQKTAAQETTAPGSRSEVVYARENKYGAHNYHPLPVALTKGEGVFVWDVEGKRYFDYLSAYSAVNQGHCHPKIVKALTEQASKLALTSRAFYSDVLGEYEEYVTKLFGFDKVLPMNTGVEGGETACKLARKWGYLEKKIPANQAKIIFARNNFWGRTLSAVSASNDPSSYEGFGPFMPGFELIEYDNVSALEESLKDPNVCAFMVEPIQGEAGVVVPSDGYLKKVRELCSKYNVLWIADEVQTGLARTGKLLAVNYEQVQPDILILGKALSGGLYPVSAVLCNDQVMLCIKPGEHGSTYGGNPLGCRVAMAALEVLQEEKLAENAFKMGELLRGELSTLPKDVVSVVRGKGLLNAIVINQKFDAWEVCLKLKENGLLAKPTHGDIIRFAPPLIINETQMRESIDIIRKTILSM